One segment of Streptomyces sp. NA02950 DNA contains the following:
- a CDS encoding sarcosine oxidase subunit gamma: MTVETPVRISPLDGWQHTFERLPDGLDIRELPFLTQLSLRVQPGSPAARAVEDTLGITLPGPSRADMSGEVKALWLGPDEWLLVAPPDRGQDLVTRLRTAIGDAFATVTDVSAQRTTLALSGHLTREVLARGCAIDLDPRVTPVGSCLTTLLAQAGVTLVVRGVAASSVWLLVRSSFASYVASWLVDACTEYRGGS, encoded by the coding sequence GTGACGGTTGAGACCCCCGTACGCATCAGCCCGCTGGACGGGTGGCAGCACACCTTCGAGCGGCTGCCCGACGGTCTGGACATCAGGGAGCTCCCCTTCCTGACACAGCTCTCCCTCCGGGTGCAGCCCGGCAGCCCGGCGGCCCGGGCCGTCGAGGACACGTTGGGGATCACCCTCCCGGGCCCCTCGCGCGCGGATATGTCCGGTGAGGTGAAGGCCCTGTGGCTGGGGCCGGACGAATGGCTTCTGGTGGCGCCCCCGGACCGCGGCCAGGACCTGGTGACGCGGCTGCGCACGGCGATCGGCGACGCGTTCGCCACCGTCACCGATGTCTCCGCCCAGCGCACCACCCTCGCCCTCTCCGGACACCTCACCCGTGAGGTGCTGGCCCGCGGCTGCGCCATCGACCTGGACCCGCGGGTGACCCCGGTCGGCTCCTGTCTCACCACCTTGCTGGCCCAGGCCGGGGTGACGCTCGTGGTCAGGGGAGTGGCGGCGTCCAGCGTCTGGCTGCTGGTCCGTTCGTCCTTCGCCTCCTACGTGGCGAGCTGGCTCGTCGACGCCTGCACGGAATACCGGGGTGGCTCATGA
- the purU gene encoding formyltetrahydrofolate deformylase: MSGRYLLTLTCPERPGVVHAVTSFLVRHGCDITEHQQYDDTEHGSVFLRTAFTAHDADLTLDRLHTAFASVAASFGMEWQLRDAGARPRVLVMVSRFDHCLADLLYRWRSGALDAELVLVVSNHPDLAVTAEAAGVPYAHVPVTPATKPRAEARLLELIEEHRVDLVVLARYMQVLSDDLCKRLEGRAINIHHSFLPSFAGAKPYHQAYRRGVKFVGATAHYVTADLDEGPIIEQEVIRVDHRSTPEDLVTVGRDAERLALARAVNWHCQGRVLLHGNRTVIFN; encoded by the coding sequence ATGAGTGGCCGCTATCTGCTCACCCTCACCTGCCCCGAACGCCCCGGCGTCGTCCATGCCGTGACCTCGTTCCTGGTGCGGCACGGCTGCGACATCACCGAGCACCAGCAGTACGACGACACCGAGCACGGAAGTGTCTTTCTGCGCACCGCGTTCACCGCCCACGATGCGGACCTCACCCTCGACCGGCTGCACACCGCCTTCGCGAGCGTCGCGGCGTCCTTCGGCATGGAGTGGCAGCTGCGGGACGCCGGGGCCAGGCCACGGGTGCTGGTGATGGTGTCCAGGTTCGACCACTGTCTGGCGGATCTGCTGTACCGCTGGCGCAGCGGTGCCCTGGACGCGGAACTGGTGCTGGTGGTGTCCAACCACCCGGACCTCGCGGTCACGGCGGAGGCCGCCGGTGTGCCGTACGCACACGTACCGGTCACCCCCGCCACCAAGCCACGGGCCGAGGCACGGCTGCTGGAGCTGATCGAGGAACACCGCGTCGACCTGGTGGTCCTCGCCCGCTATATGCAGGTGCTCTCGGACGACCTGTGCAAGCGGCTGGAGGGCCGCGCCATCAACATCCACCACTCCTTCCTGCCGAGCTTCGCCGGGGCCAAGCCCTACCACCAGGCGTACCGGCGCGGGGTGAAGTTCGTGGGCGCGACGGCCCACTACGTCACGGCGGACCTCGACGAGGGGCCGATCATCGAGCAGGAGGTGATCCGGGTGGACCACCGTTCCACCCCGGAGGACCTGGTCACGGTCGGCCGCGACGCCGAACGGCTGGCCCTGGCCCGCGCCGTCAACTGGCACTGCCAGGGGCGTGTTCTGCTGCACGGCAACCGCACGGTGATATTCAACTGA
- a CDS encoding four-carbon acid sugar kinase family protein: protein MAQVLVVADDLTGSNATGALFARRGLRAVTVGDPAQVPRYADRVDVLVVNTASRHLPGEDGYAAVRAVADAADAVSLVVKRVDTTLRGNPGRELDAVIDSLTTRHPGGPVKVLAVPAFPDAGRTTVGGLHLVDGVPLNRTAVARDPFDPVRHSRVAAVLGEQSALTVREIPLDVVEDGPEAVATALRAPAEVLVCDATGNEHLRTVAVAAARVAAEDGVRWVSLDSGPFGAALATELGIRPTGSTPPRVLAVVGSATDHTREQLARTETTLGARYVPLDPADPAPSPERIVRELCAASDTGALVLGVRVAPGAVHDPAAATRILRCLSQVAALAVPRLRPGGLYVSGGDVAAAVTSALGADGFAIASEVLPLAVAGHLVGGPHDGLYFATKGGLIGGPDATVACLEHLRALCTRRTAAWPSGDGRRSGTPRFDPVPHPAHQRKEASS, encoded by the coding sequence GTGGCACAGGTGCTCGTGGTCGCCGACGACCTCACCGGCTCCAACGCCACCGGCGCGCTCTTCGCCCGCCGCGGACTGCGCGCGGTCACCGTCGGCGACCCCGCCCAGGTGCCCCGCTACGCCGACCGGGTCGACGTCCTGGTCGTCAACACCGCCTCCCGGCATCTGCCCGGAGAGGACGGCTACGCGGCCGTCCGCGCGGTCGCCGACGCCGCCGACGCGGTCTCCCTCGTCGTCAAACGCGTTGACACCACCCTCCGCGGCAACCCGGGGCGTGAACTCGACGCCGTCATCGACTCCTTGACCACCCGCCACCCCGGCGGCCCGGTCAAGGTCCTCGCGGTGCCCGCGTTCCCCGACGCCGGCCGCACCACCGTCGGGGGCCTGCATCTGGTGGACGGCGTACCGCTGAACCGCACCGCGGTCGCCCGCGACCCCTTCGACCCGGTACGCCACTCCCGGGTGGCCGCCGTCCTGGGCGAACAGAGCGCGCTGACGGTCCGTGAGATCCCGCTCGACGTCGTCGAGGACGGCCCCGAGGCCGTCGCCACGGCGCTGCGCGCCCCGGCCGAGGTGCTGGTGTGCGACGCCACCGGGAACGAACACCTGCGCACCGTCGCCGTGGCCGCCGCCCGGGTGGCCGCCGAGGACGGAGTGCGCTGGGTGTCCCTGGACTCCGGCCCGTTCGGCGCCGCCCTCGCCACCGAACTCGGCATCCGCCCCACGGGCAGCACCCCGCCACGCGTCCTCGCCGTCGTCGGCAGCGCCACCGACCACACCCGGGAGCAGCTGGCCAGGACCGAGACCACCCTCGGCGCGCGCTACGTCCCGCTGGACCCGGCCGACCCGGCCCCGTCCCCGGAGCGGATCGTCCGTGAGCTGTGCGCGGCGTCCGACACCGGGGCCCTTGTACTCGGGGTGCGGGTCGCGCCCGGGGCCGTCCACGACCCCGCCGCCGCCACCCGCATCCTGCGCTGTCTGTCGCAAGTGGCCGCGCTGGCGGTGCCCCGGCTGCGCCCCGGCGGGCTGTATGTCTCGGGCGGCGACGTCGCCGCCGCCGTCACCTCCGCGCTGGGGGCGGACGGCTTCGCCATCGCATCCGAGGTGCTTCCGCTGGCGGTGGCCGGCCATCTGGTGGGCGGCCCCCACGACGGACTGTACTTCGCCACCAAAGGCGGTCTGATCGGCGGGCCCGACGCCACCGTGGCCTGTCTGGAACATCTGCGGGCCCTGTGCACCCGCCGCACCGCCGCCTGGCCGTCCGGCGACGGCCGAAGATCCGGCACCCCCCGTTTCGACCCTGTCCCGCACCCTGCGCACCAGCGGAAAGAGGCATCATCATGA
- the pdxA gene encoding 4-hydroxythreonine-4-phosphate dehydrogenase PdxA — MTSRRLPVLAVTLGDPAGIGPEITARTLADPGTGALAHGLAVGDAAVLRRAVSVCGLDVSVNAVGSVGEARFEPGTIDVLDLGIAGDDLEWGRVSGVAGRSAVAAIETATRAAMADEVDGIVTAPINKEAIWAAGSQHLGHTEMLGELTGAAHFDTMFVVRGLKIFFTTRHVSLRKALDQITEERVADSIRHALTALRVFGHERPRLAVAAINPHGGENGHFGDEEITALAPAVEKAVAEGHDVAGPVPADSVFHQGLQGRFDGVLSHFHDQGHIPAKTVDFEGTVSVTVGLPVLRTSVDHGTAFDIAGTGTASPATMAAAFRAAAGFSGSRNRIRAAYGTGSRG, encoded by the coding sequence ATGACCAGCCGTCGGCTCCCCGTCCTCGCCGTCACCCTCGGCGACCCCGCCGGTATCGGCCCGGAGATCACCGCACGGACCCTCGCCGACCCCGGCACCGGCGCCCTCGCCCACGGCCTCGCGGTCGGCGACGCCGCCGTACTGCGCCGCGCCGTGTCGGTGTGCGGCCTGGACGTGTCGGTGAACGCCGTCGGATCGGTCGGCGAAGCCCGCTTCGAACCGGGCACCATCGACGTCCTCGACCTCGGCATCGCCGGCGACGACCTGGAGTGGGGCAGGGTCAGCGGGGTCGCCGGGCGCTCCGCCGTCGCCGCCATCGAGACCGCCACCCGGGCCGCGATGGCCGACGAGGTCGACGGCATCGTCACCGCCCCCATCAACAAGGAGGCGATCTGGGCGGCCGGTTCACAGCATCTCGGCCACACCGAGATGCTGGGCGAACTCACCGGCGCCGCACACTTCGACACCATGTTCGTGGTCCGTGGACTGAAGATCTTCTTCACCACCCGCCACGTGTCCCTGCGCAAGGCACTGGACCAGATCACCGAGGAGCGGGTGGCCGACAGCATCCGGCACGCGCTCACCGCGCTGCGCGTCTTCGGCCATGAGCGGCCCCGCCTCGCCGTCGCCGCCATCAACCCGCACGGTGGCGAGAACGGCCACTTCGGCGACGAGGAGATCACCGCGCTCGCCCCCGCCGTGGAGAAGGCCGTGGCCGAAGGACATGACGTGGCCGGTCCAGTACCGGCCGACTCCGTCTTCCACCAGGGGCTCCAGGGCCGCTTCGACGGTGTGCTCTCCCACTTCCACGACCAGGGCCACATCCCCGCCAAGACCGTGGACTTCGAGGGCACCGTCTCGGTGACCGTCGGCCTTCCGGTCCTGCGCACCTCGGTGGACCACGGCACCGCCTTCGACATCGCCGGAACCGGCACGGCGTCCCCCGCCACGATGGCAGCCGCGTTCCGCGCCGCCGCCGGGTTCAGCGGCTCCCGGAACCGTATCCGCGCCGCCTACGGCACCGGGTCCCGCGGCTGA
- a CDS encoding MFS transporter, with the protein MPQTPAAPPPDTGAIPAQRWTYVIPVAAFMYMLAYLDRNNISVVLPYLDGELELSGADQGLVSGIFFIGYVFLQIPAAILAQRWSARKTVLILMVAWGLAAMACGLVRTKEQFYAARLLLGFFEGGVWPAVLILLASWFPLRERARANALWMACLPVSSIIMAPLSGWMLDHMSWRWVLVAQGIPPLVWGLVWWFAVADRPERARWISAAEANHLRRELAADEAAKPAAGNSSYLAAIRQKSVLLLIAVYFFWITGFYGFSLWLPSVVKTLSHDGSSTEVGALTAIPFTVALAAMVACAAWSDRTGRRREAVAIPLVVGIAALLLGQVVHGAVVQMALLCVVAAAVYAPYGPFWAIPGELLRIEVVAVAMGLINALGNLGGFVGPYLVGWLTDTTGTSLTGFAVLAGFLAVAVALVLLGLRHRVPGPATAAAPAVSATAAGPAGPAGSATEGVR; encoded by the coding sequence ATGCCCCAGACCCCGGCAGCGCCACCGCCGGACACCGGCGCGATCCCCGCCCAGCGCTGGACCTATGTCATCCCCGTCGCCGCATTCATGTACATGCTGGCCTATCTGGACCGCAACAACATCTCCGTGGTCCTGCCCTACCTGGACGGCGAGCTGGAACTCTCCGGTGCCGACCAGGGCCTGGTCAGCGGGATCTTCTTCATCGGCTACGTCTTCCTCCAGATCCCGGCCGCGATCCTCGCCCAGCGCTGGAGCGCCCGCAAGACGGTCCTGATCCTCATGGTCGCCTGGGGCCTTGCGGCGATGGCCTGCGGACTGGTGCGGACCAAGGAGCAGTTCTACGCGGCACGGCTGCTCCTCGGCTTCTTCGAGGGCGGGGTGTGGCCCGCCGTGCTCATCCTGCTCGCCTCGTGGTTCCCGTTGCGCGAACGCGCCCGCGCCAACGCGCTGTGGATGGCCTGCCTGCCGGTCTCCTCCATCATCATGGCTCCGCTGTCGGGCTGGATGCTGGACCACATGTCCTGGCGCTGGGTGCTGGTGGCGCAGGGCATACCGCCGCTGGTGTGGGGGCTGGTCTGGTGGTTCGCCGTCGCCGACCGCCCGGAACGGGCACGCTGGATCTCCGCAGCCGAAGCGAACCATCTGCGGCGTGAGCTGGCCGCCGACGAGGCCGCCAAACCCGCCGCGGGCAACAGCTCCTACCTCGCCGCGATCCGGCAGAAGTCCGTACTGCTGCTCATCGCCGTCTACTTCTTCTGGATCACCGGCTTCTACGGCTTCAGCCTGTGGCTGCCCTCGGTGGTCAAAACCCTCTCCCACGACGGCTCCTCGACCGAGGTCGGCGCGCTCACCGCCATCCCCTTCACCGTGGCCCTGGCGGCGATGGTGGCCTGCGCGGCCTGGTCCGACCGCACCGGACGGCGACGGGAGGCGGTGGCGATCCCCCTCGTCGTCGGTATCGCTGCCCTGCTGCTCGGCCAGGTCGTCCACGGTGCCGTGGTGCAGATGGCGCTGCTGTGTGTGGTCGCCGCTGCGGTGTACGCTCCGTACGGCCCGTTCTGGGCGATTCCGGGAGAGCTGCTGCGTATCGAGGTGGTTGCGGTCGCCATGGGTCTGATCAACGCGCTGGGGAACCTCGGTGGTTTTGTCGGCCCGTATCTCGTCGGCTGGCTCACCGACACCACGGGGACGAGCCTGACCGGGTTCGCGGTGCTCGCCGGATTCCTCGCCGTGGCGGTGGCGCTCGTGTTGCTGGGACTGCGGCACCGCGTCCCCGGCCCGGCCACAGCAGCCGCCCCGGCGGTATCGGCCACGGCGGCCGGTCCGGCCGGTCCGGCCGGTTCGGCGACCGAGGGGGTGCGGTGA
- a CDS encoding DeoR/GlpR family DNA-binding transcription regulator: protein MTGNRPRAPHRSTAQRRGDMLREVLAGNGDIAELAARFEVSVSTVRRDLQQLAEDGHIHRTYGGAVAGEHTVERTLDQKESGNRVQKEAIAQLAAAWVADGDVVLIDAGTTTGRLARHLRSRDGLTVITNSTTALRHLADAPGVELIVLGGRVRRPNGAILGPAGEDMLRRITPDRVFLGADGVHARDGLSCPSLEQAHAKELMARRGREVCVLADATKLGTSPFPYHALPERPWTLLTDAGADPGAVRAFTATELCTVVTA from the coding sequence GTGACCGGCAACCGGCCCCGCGCCCCCCACCGCTCCACCGCCCAGCGCCGCGGCGACATGCTGCGGGAAGTCCTCGCGGGCAACGGGGACATCGCCGAACTCGCCGCCCGCTTCGAGGTGTCGGTGTCCACCGTACGGCGCGACCTCCAGCAACTCGCCGAGGACGGCCATATCCACCGGACCTACGGCGGCGCGGTGGCGGGGGAGCACACCGTCGAACGCACCCTGGACCAGAAGGAGTCCGGCAACCGGGTCCAGAAGGAGGCCATCGCCCAGCTCGCGGCCGCATGGGTCGCCGACGGCGACGTGGTGCTGATCGACGCGGGCACCACCACCGGACGGCTCGCCCGCCACCTCCGCTCCCGCGACGGGCTGACGGTCATCACCAACTCCACCACCGCGCTGCGCCACCTCGCGGACGCCCCAGGTGTCGAACTGATCGTGCTGGGCGGCCGGGTGCGCCGCCCCAACGGCGCCATCCTCGGCCCCGCGGGGGAGGACATGCTGCGCCGTATCACCCCCGACCGGGTCTTCCTCGGTGCCGACGGTGTCCACGCGCGGGACGGGCTGTCCTGCCCGTCCCTTGAACAGGCCCACGCCAAGGAGCTGATGGCCCGGCGCGGCCGCGAGGTGTGCGTCCTCGCCGATGCCACCAAACTGGGCACCAGCCCGTTCCCCTACCACGCCCTGCCGGAACGCCCCTGGACACTGCTCACCGACGCCGGGGCCGACCCGGGGGCGGTCCGGGCGTTCACCGCAACCGAACTGTGCACGGTGGTCACCGCGTAG
- a CDS encoding contact-dependent growth inhibition system immunity protein, whose product MSRLLHRDRTLEELDGVRWPDAPADATGLVRTVHALRHKKLGELTVEDLRTLIAQDVGLPFLLPLALEVLRDEPLAEARYYEGDLLSVVLRSDPAVWAQLPDVADELLTVVSGLPEVEAHLAGDAAHFLASRGAAGTAHGVAGPLHF is encoded by the coding sequence ATGAGCCGACTGCTCCACCGCGACCGCACCCTGGAAGAACTGGACGGCGTCCGCTGGCCGGACGCCCCGGCCGACGCCACGGGGCTGGTGCGGACCGTGCACGCGCTGCGGCACAAGAAACTCGGCGAGCTCACCGTCGAGGACCTCCGCACCCTGATCGCCCAGGACGTCGGCCTGCCCTTTCTGCTGCCGCTGGCGCTCGAGGTGCTGCGGGACGAGCCACTGGCGGAGGCCAGGTACTACGAGGGCGATCTGCTCTCCGTCGTACTGCGGAGCGATCCCGCGGTCTGGGCCCAGCTCCCCGACGTCGCCGACGAACTACTGACCGTCGTGTCCGGTCTGCCCGAGGTGGAGGCACATCTGGCGGGCGATGCCGCGCACTTCCTCGCCTCCCGGGGCGCCGCCGGGACCGCACATGGCGTGGCCGGGCCACTCCACTTCTGA
- a CDS encoding LysE family translocator, translating into MSIAFLLTTLIVVATPGTGVVYTLSAGLSHGRRASAAAAFGCTLGTVPHAAATLLGLAATLHTNAVAFQALKYLGVAYLLFMAWSTLKDRQAIGVTAGSGPRSTGRVISSAVLINLLNPKLTMFFVAFLPQFVSADDPRALPRMTVLSGVFMLATFVVFAGYGAFAAAVRDQVIARPKVLAWIRRLFAGAFVGLGIKLALVNP; encoded by the coding sequence ATGAGCATCGCTTTTCTCCTCACCACGCTCATCGTGGTGGCCACCCCGGGAACCGGCGTCGTCTACACGCTGTCGGCCGGGCTGTCGCACGGGCGGCGCGCCAGTGCCGCGGCCGCGTTCGGCTGCACGCTCGGTACCGTCCCGCACGCCGCGGCCACCCTGCTGGGTCTGGCGGCCACGCTGCACACGAACGCGGTCGCGTTCCAGGCGCTGAAGTACCTGGGGGTGGCCTATCTGCTGTTCATGGCGTGGTCGACGCTGAAGGACCGTCAAGCGATCGGTGTGACGGCCGGGTCCGGCCCGCGGTCCACCGGCCGGGTGATCTCCTCCGCCGTCCTGATCAATCTGCTCAACCCCAAGCTGACCATGTTCTTCGTCGCCTTCCTCCCCCAGTTCGTGTCCGCCGACGATCCCCGTGCGCTGCCCCGAATGACGGTGCTCAGCGGTGTCTTCATGCTGGCCACGTTTGTGGTCTTCGCCGGGTACGGCGCCTTCGCCGCCGCGGTCCGCGATCAGGTGATCGCGCGCCCGAAGGTGCTGGCCTGGATCCGCCGGCTGTTCGCCGGGGCGTTCGTCGGTCTGGGCATCAAGCTGGCCCTGGTCAATCCGTAA
- a CDS encoding PLP-dependent aminotransferase family protein, which yields MRRAKEESVSRSKEPGADFLQLDIGDAPARGRARWLAERLRLAIADGRLPVGSTLPASRRLAADLGVSRGVVTDAYQRLAEAGHVSGHGRGGTTVVSAPALPRPERPSTRPPTSSALFGHDPPGVDIFDRLRTTPARIDLSPGLPDLAAFPRAAWLRAERTVLNTLEPSAFGYSDPSGTPAVRRSIARWLALNRGIRVDPDEVIIVAGVSQALALIARVLRQDGITGIAVADPCSLGIRQHLNYWGLDTPPVRVDADGLCVDELSDSGAKAVVLTPAHQFPTGVVLHGDRRRRLARWAEGGGLIIEDDYDAEHRYDRPPVSALRAALPEHVFYTGSISKLLAPALRLGWLLAPTRYRDDLVLAKRNSDLGNAVLPQLVLAELLDSGELERQLRLLRRRHVHRRDVMIKAIAGRLPGTVVHGAAAGLHLSITLGSGTDDVALAAAAFARGVKVHPLSWYGQRPLHPGVVLGYAASPPGDIETGVAVLGTALRHLAGGNPR from the coding sequence GTGAGGAGAGCCAAAGAGGAGTCGGTCAGCAGGTCCAAAGAGCCGGGCGCCGACTTTCTGCAACTCGACATCGGCGACGCGCCCGCGCGTGGCCGCGCGCGGTGGCTGGCCGAGCGGCTGCGCCTCGCCATCGCCGACGGCCGTCTCCCGGTGGGCAGCACACTGCCCGCGAGCCGACGGTTGGCCGCGGACCTCGGTGTCTCCCGTGGGGTCGTCACCGACGCCTATCAGCGGCTGGCCGAAGCGGGCCATGTCAGTGGCCACGGCCGCGGCGGCACCACCGTGGTCTCCGCCCCGGCGCTGCCGCGCCCCGAGCGGCCCTCGACGCGCCCCCCGACATCGTCGGCGCTGTTCGGCCACGACCCGCCCGGTGTGGACATCTTCGACCGGCTGCGCACCACACCGGCGCGGATCGATCTCTCACCCGGCCTGCCCGACCTCGCCGCCTTTCCGCGCGCGGCCTGGCTCCGCGCCGAACGCACCGTGCTGAACACCCTGGAGCCGTCCGCGTTCGGGTACAGCGATCCGAGCGGCACACCGGCCGTACGACGGTCCATCGCCAGGTGGCTGGCGCTCAACCGCGGGATCCGTGTCGATCCGGACGAGGTCATCATCGTGGCGGGGGTCTCGCAGGCGCTCGCCCTGATCGCCCGTGTGCTGCGGCAGGACGGAATCACCGGGATCGCCGTCGCAGACCCGTGCTCACTCGGTATCCGCCAGCATCTGAACTACTGGGGTCTGGACACACCCCCGGTCCGGGTCGACGCCGACGGCCTGTGCGTCGACGAACTGAGCGACAGTGGGGCGAAGGCGGTCGTGCTCACCCCCGCACACCAGTTTCCGACCGGGGTGGTGCTCCACGGCGACCGGCGCCGCCGGCTGGCGCGGTGGGCCGAGGGCGGAGGGCTGATCATCGAGGACGACTACGACGCCGAGCACCGCTACGACCGTCCTCCCGTCTCGGCGCTGCGCGCCGCGCTGCCGGAACACGTCTTCTACACCGGGTCCATCTCCAAACTCCTCGCCCCCGCACTGCGGTTGGGATGGCTGCTCGCGCCGACGCGCTACCGCGACGACCTCGTGCTGGCCAAGCGCAACAGCGACCTCGGCAACGCGGTACTGCCGCAGCTGGTACTGGCCGAACTGCTGGACTCCGGAGAGCTGGAGCGCCAGTTGCGGCTGCTGCGCCGACGCCATGTGCACCGCCGCGACGTCATGATCAAAGCCATCGCCGGCCGGCTGCCCGGCACGGTGGTCCACGGGGCGGCGGCCGGGCTGCACCTTTCGATCACGCTCGGGTCCGGGACGGACGACGTCGCCCTCGCCGCGGCGGCGTTCGCGCGGGGTGTCAAAGTGCATCCGCTGTCGTGGTACGGCCAGCGGCCCCTGCACCCCGGGGTCGTTCTCGGCTACGCGGCGTCCCCGCCGGGCGACATCGAGACGGGCGTCGCGGTACTCGGCACCGCGCTGCGCCACCTGGCGGGCGGAAATCCGCGGTGA
- a CDS encoding protein-tyrosine phosphatase family protein: MWDPGVPGILRLPSGRLVRGRGLRKPLPTGPSPAYAVYLLGKRPPEAAWESDWLRWPDFRLPSDRGRAEDLLREVWRRAAHERVEVACGGGRGRTGTALACVAVLDGVPPAEAVAFVRQHYDRHAVETPWQRRYVRRFGAATG; encoded by the coding sequence CTGTGGGACCCCGGCGTCCCCGGGATCCTCCGGCTGCCCTCCGGCCGCCTGGTGCGCGGCCGGGGACTGCGGAAGCCCCTGCCCACCGGACCGTCGCCCGCCTACGCGGTGTATCTGCTCGGCAAGCGGCCACCGGAGGCGGCCTGGGAATCCGACTGGCTCCGCTGGCCGGACTTCCGTCTCCCCAGTGACCGGGGCCGCGCCGAGGACCTGTTGAGGGAGGTGTGGCGGCGCGCGGCACACGAGCGGGTCGAGGTCGCCTGCGGCGGCGGCCGCGGCCGTACGGGCACGGCCCTGGCCTGCGTCGCCGTCCTCGACGGCGTCCCGCCCGCCGAGGCGGTGGCCTTCGTACGGCAGCACTACGACCGGCACGCCGTCGAGACCCCGTGGCAGCGCCGCTATGTGCGCCGCTTCGGAGCCGCCACCGGCTGA
- a CDS encoding tetratricopeptide repeat protein: protein MSDKGTRDELLAEAVRLREQGHPDQARQRLVALSAAYPEDTGIAYQTAWVHDLLGLEAEAVPFYERSLGAPGLSAEDRRGALLGLGSTYRTLGRYTEAVDTLRGAAEEFPDDGAFRVFLAMALYNTGHHHEAMGLLLTLLATTSDDPSVRSYRRAIAHYARDLDETV from the coding sequence ATGAGCGACAAGGGCACACGAGACGAACTGCTGGCCGAGGCCGTGCGGTTGCGTGAACAGGGGCACCCCGACCAGGCGCGGCAGCGGCTGGTGGCGCTGTCCGCCGCGTACCCCGAGGACACCGGGATCGCGTACCAGACGGCCTGGGTCCACGATCTGCTGGGGCTGGAGGCCGAGGCCGTCCCCTTTTACGAGCGGAGCCTCGGCGCTCCGGGGCTGTCGGCCGAGGACCGCCGCGGTGCGCTCCTCGGGCTCGGCAGCACCTACCGCACACTCGGGCGGTACACCGAGGCGGTCGACACCCTTCGCGGGGCCGCGGAGGAGTTCCCCGACGACGGTGCGTTCCGCGTCTTCCTGGCCATGGCCCTGTACAACACCGGCCACCACCACGAAGCCATGGGGCTGCTGCTCACCCTGCTGGCCACCACCAGCGACGACCCGTCGGTGCGGAGCTACCGGCGGGCCATCGCCCACTACGCCCGGGACCTCGACGAAACGGTCTGA
- a CDS encoding nuclear transport factor 2 family protein, which yields MASSPTVHHELPNALFPDGAVRDRAGTDAAAEAGRRVLREQSFEVIGAVAAGDQVALEVRWTGTLAVSRGELPAGHVPPAHISTFIDFRDEKDRRSAERRLLRTPGPSPAA from the coding sequence GTGGCGAGTTCCCCGACCGTTCACCACGAGCTGCCGAACGCCCTGTTCCCCGACGGTGCCGTGCGCGATCGGGCCGGGACGGACGCGGCGGCCGAGGCGGGCCGCCGCGTGCTCCGCGAGCAGAGTTTCGAGGTGATCGGCGCGGTCGCCGCGGGCGATCAGGTGGCCCTGGAGGTCCGCTGGACCGGAACGCTCGCGGTGTCCCGCGGTGAGCTTCCGGCGGGCCACGTCCCGCCTGCCCACATCTCGACCTTCATCGACTTCCGCGACGAAAAAGACCGCCGGTCAGCGGAACGACGACTGCTACGAACCCCTGGCCCCTCCCCCGCCGCCTGA